A portion of the Candidatus Binataceae bacterium genome contains these proteins:
- a CDS encoding (Fe-S)-binding protein, producing the protein MKVNLFSTCLGEELFPGVLNCARTVLERLGIEVSEPRAAFCCGQAAFNEGMREGALDLARRFLDTYPPATPLVVPSGSCTSMLKVFYPDLLADHPDYLAKARALIPWIHEFSDFLVNVLKIDDVGASFPHPVTYHPSCHLLRELHLVQPPQRLLSKVRGLTLVEMPRATECCGFGGLFSVKFPEISGAMLADKLQTIYQTGAEVLVANDCGCLMQIGGGLSRANSPVKVRHLAQILASRE; encoded by the coding sequence ATGAAAGTTAACCTGTTCTCCACCTGTCTGGGCGAAGAGCTTTTTCCCGGCGTGCTGAACTGCGCACGCACGGTGCTGGAAAGGCTGGGAATCGAGGTCAGCGAACCGCGCGCGGCTTTCTGCTGCGGCCAAGCCGCTTTCAACGAGGGAATGCGCGAAGGCGCGCTGGATTTGGCCCGCCGCTTTCTTGACACCTATCCGCCCGCAACCCCGCTGGTCGTACCCTCGGGATCGTGCACCAGCATGCTCAAGGTTTTTTATCCCGACCTGCTCGCCGACCACCCCGACTATCTGGCCAAAGCGCGCGCGTTGATTCCGTGGATTCACGAATTTTCGGATTTTCTGGTCAACGTCCTCAAGATCGACGACGTCGGCGCCTCCTTTCCTCATCCGGTCACCTATCACCCCTCCTGCCACCTGCTGCGCGAATTGCATCTGGTCCAGCCCCCACAGCGCCTGCTGTCCAAGGTGCGCGGCTTAACTTTGGTGGAGATGCCACGCGCCACCGAATGCTGCGGCTTCGGTGGCCTGTTCTCGGTCAAGTTCCCGGAAATCTCGGGCGCGATGCTGGCGGACAAACTGCAAACCATTTATCAGACCGGCGCCGAAGTTTTGGTCGCCAACGATTGCGGTTGCTTGATGCAGATCGGCGGCGGGCTCAGCCGCGCCAACAGCCCGGTGAAAGTCCGCCACTTGGCGCAGATCCTCGCCAGCCGTGAATAA
- a CDS encoding tetratricopeptide repeat protein, translating to MNFCPECGAPVQPAGKFCVGCGQNLSRWSVVPERAPIRVSKLFVTLFVVIVIAGLGVVGLLAHQQETIQASREAAAPTNLPPGHPKIELPKVARDFINGVQADAKAKPNDIAAWDKLGAVSLRAAQFDPSYYQLATQAFAHVLKLDPNDPPALRGIGDIDYDRQQYDEAIAAYEHYLKIAPNDPQVLVDLGTMYLYTGNADQALHLYHQAVTIKPNFFEGYYNMAVAYAAQNDNDHARAAFAQALKQAPDADARKRVNDMLAKLNGAPSSPPPMESAAADSAPPPSAAAAVAPATTFKGQIEALVRNLPVAGPKVSSVQWPAANKAVVLMDNFPMDAMPPFIKQRFVSDLSTGIDQAKQTYHVATPFQLDIADAASGRVMQTISR from the coding sequence ATGAATTTCTGTCCAGAATGCGGCGCGCCAGTCCAACCGGCGGGCAAGTTTTGCGTGGGCTGCGGCCAAAACCTGAGCAGATGGAGCGTGGTGCCCGAGCGCGCGCCGATCCGCGTCAGCAAGCTGTTTGTCACGCTCTTCGTGGTGATCGTAATCGCCGGCCTGGGGGTAGTCGGTTTGCTGGCCCATCAACAGGAGACCATCCAGGCCAGTCGCGAGGCCGCCGCGCCGACCAATCTGCCGCCAGGCCATCCCAAAATTGAGCTGCCCAAGGTAGCGCGCGATTTTATCAACGGGGTTCAGGCCGACGCCAAGGCCAAGCCCAATGATATCGCGGCCTGGGACAAGCTGGGCGCGGTATCCCTGCGCGCCGCCCAGTTCGATCCCAGCTACTACCAGCTCGCTACCCAGGCCTTCGCCCACGTGCTCAAGCTCGATCCCAACGATCCTCCCGCCTTGCGCGGGATTGGCGACATCGACTACGACCGCCAGCAGTACGACGAAGCGATCGCGGCCTACGAGCATTACCTTAAAATCGCGCCCAACGATCCGCAGGTATTGGTCGATCTGGGCACCATGTACCTCTATACCGGCAACGCCGACCAGGCTCTGCATCTGTATCATCAGGCGGTTACAATCAAGCCCAACTTCTTCGAGGGTTACTACAACATGGCGGTGGCCTACGCGGCGCAAAACGACAACGACCACGCCCGCGCCGCCTTTGCCCAAGCGCTCAAGCAAGCTCCCGACGCCGACGCGCGCAAGCGTGTCAACGACATGCTGGCCAAGCTGAACGGCGCCCCCAGCAGTCCGCCGCCGATGGAAAGCGCGGCGGCCGACTCCGCGCCGCCGCCCTCGGCCGCCGCGGCGGTAGCGCCTGCCACCACCTTCAAGGGTCAGATCGAGGCTCTGGTGCGCAACCTGCCCGTGGCCGGGCCCAAGGTTTCCAGCGTGCAATGGCCGGCCGCCAACAAGGCGGTGGTGCTGATGGACAACTTTCCGATGGATGCGATGCCACCCTTCATCAAGCAGCGCTTCGTCTCGGATCTGAGCACGGGAATCGATCAGGCCAAGCAGACCTATCACGTGGCCACGCCCTTTCAGCTCGATATCGCCGACGCCGCATCGGGACGCGTGATGCAAACTATCTCGCGATAG
- a CDS encoding LutB/LldF family L-lactate oxidation iron-sulfur protein: protein MAGFANFSHAAAQAASDLELRRKLENATGHHFANLAAVKAEFPPYEAERDASRRIKEDAIAHLGTLLAQLKAKLEARGVKVFLAPDSASARQYILTLAQQKGVRRVVKGKSMTTEEIELNPALEAAGIEAVETDLGEYIVQLRHEKPSHIITPAIHLSKEDVGQLFADKLQIPYTNEPSALTAAARLTLRDKFLGAQMGITGVNFAVAETGTLVVVENEGNGRFCTTVPETYVAVMGIEKVIPKLADLSHFLEVLARTATGQKLSAYTNFISGPRRPGEADGPTEMHLVVLDNGRSAMLADPVLREALYCLRCGACLNACPVYRHIGGHAYGSTYPGPIGSIVSPNLVGSAAAHLPFASTLCGACREICPVKIDIPRILLYLRWKADKGGQVAWSASARRVRAGARWFARAARYPWIARAGGRIAAWMAKPLAHAGWVRWMPPPFNAWTKLRDFPAPGQRQH from the coding sequence ATGGCCGGATTCGCCAATTTCTCTCACGCCGCCGCGCAAGCCGCCAGCGACCTCGAGCTGCGGCGCAAGCTGGAAAATGCCACCGGCCATCATTTCGCCAACTTGGCCGCAGTCAAGGCCGAGTTTCCGCCCTACGAGGCCGAGCGCGACGCGTCGCGTCGAATCAAGGAGGACGCAATCGCGCATCTGGGCACTCTCCTGGCCCAACTCAAGGCCAAGCTGGAAGCGCGCGGGGTCAAGGTTTTCTTGGCGCCGGACAGCGCGAGCGCGCGCCAGTATATCTTGACTCTGGCCCAGCAAAAAGGCGTGCGGCGGGTGGTCAAGGGCAAGTCGATGACCACCGAAGAGATTGAGCTCAATCCCGCGCTGGAAGCGGCCGGGATTGAAGCAGTCGAGACCGATTTGGGCGAATATATCGTCCAGCTTCGACATGAAAAGCCATCTCACATCATCACCCCCGCCATCCATCTGTCCAAAGAAGACGTAGGCCAACTCTTCGCTGACAAGCTGCAGATCCCTTACACCAACGAGCCCAGCGCACTGACCGCGGCTGCCCGCCTAACTCTGCGTGACAAGTTCCTGGGTGCCCAAATGGGGATCACCGGAGTCAATTTTGCGGTCGCCGAAACCGGCACTCTGGTGGTCGTCGAGAACGAGGGCAACGGCCGCTTCTGTACCACCGTGCCCGAAACTTACGTCGCGGTGATGGGAATCGAAAAGGTGATTCCCAAGCTGGCCGACTTGAGCCACTTCTTAGAAGTGCTGGCGCGCACCGCTACCGGACAAAAGCTGAGCGCCTACACCAATTTCATCAGCGGCCCGCGCCGCCCCGGCGAGGCCGACGGACCGACCGAGATGCATCTGGTGGTCCTCGACAACGGCCGCAGCGCGATGCTGGCCGACCCTGTGCTGCGCGAGGCCCTGTACTGTCTGCGATGCGGGGCCTGCCTCAACGCTTGCCCGGTTTATCGCCATATCGGCGGTCACGCTTACGGCTCGACTTATCCCGGCCCGATCGGTTCCATCGTCAGTCCCAACCTGGTCGGAAGCGCTGCCGCCCATCTGCCCTTCGCTTCCACCCTGTGCGGAGCTTGCCGCGAGATTTGCCCAGTCAAGATCGATATTCCGCGCATCCTGCTCTATCTACGCTGGAAGGCGGACAAGGGAGGGCAAGTCGCATGGTCGGCTTCGGCGCGACGCGTGCGCGCGGGCGCGCGCTGGTTTGCCCGTGCCGCACGCTATCCCTGGATCGCACGGGCCGGCGGGCGGATAGCAGCTTGGATGGCCAAGCCACTGGCCCATGCCGGTTGGGTGCGTTGGATGCCGCCGCCATTCAATGCTTGGACCAAGCTGCGCGACTTCCCTGCTCCTGGCCAAAGGCAGCATTAA
- a CDS encoding lactate utilization protein translates to MSNGTTPASAAAADRATLQAQFTKELRALSAQVVEATSEREAIATLANLASRLGVGSIGVGADLSLSAPELEAALQAAGCQITWVPRQATENFTHRLAELDAGLVEAEHGIALTGTLAMLASPGRARSLSLIPKISFVLLRADRILPDLAAVLSTIGPARLESYPMVLVTGPSRTGDIEKRLVLGVHGPTALYVIVLAAASDGTHES, encoded by the coding sequence GTGTCGAACGGTACGACACCGGCCAGCGCCGCAGCGGCCGACCGCGCGACTTTGCAAGCCCAATTCACCAAGGAACTGCGCGCGCTGTCGGCCCAGGTCGTCGAAGCGACCTCGGAGCGCGAAGCGATCGCGACGCTGGCCAACCTGGCCAGCAGGCTGGGAGTGGGTTCCATTGGCGTGGGCGCCGATCTGAGCCTGAGCGCGCCGGAGTTGGAAGCCGCGCTGCAAGCCGCCGGCTGCCAGATCACCTGGGTCCCCAGGCAGGCCACCGAAAATTTCACCCATCGTCTGGCAGAACTGGACGCCGGATTGGTGGAGGCCGAGCATGGTATCGCGCTGACCGGCACGCTGGCGATGCTCGCCTCGCCGGGCCGCGCCCGCTCCCTGTCGTTGATTCCCAAAATTAGTTTCGTATTGCTGCGCGCCGATCGAATCCTACCCGACTTGGCGGCCGTGCTGAGCACCATCGGCCCGGCGCGGCTGGAAAGCTATCCGATGGTGCTGGTGACCGGTCCCAGCCGCACCGGCGATATTGAAAAGCGGCTGGTGCTGGGAGTTCACGGCCCCACCGCGCTGTATGTGATCGTGCTAGCTGCGGCAAGTGACGGTACACATGAAAGTTAA